Proteins from a genomic interval of Desulfurobacteriaceae bacterium:
- a CDS encoding dUTP pyrophosphatase yields MSNWAAGWIYAKGLTIEFNERFLDVAVKIFNTFGGKLEKRGNNFLLILSSYPEVKEVDLSFIKGVFEAKGLWGSKTVYVPFIDNFKEEMKKTLSQFFPTFSKEGAFITGDNADLFLHSLYDEPCEEKSEYFFEKFLSLLTGDSWERLSFKISLEEGALPPFKKRISDSGWDLHLVKLIKKEGNLYFFDTGVRVAPPRGYYFDLVPRSSIYKSGFILANSVGIIDMTYRGTIKVPLIKVDPSKEDPKLPWRAVQLIPRRYFPLEMEIVNSLDRTLRGEGGFGSTG; encoded by the coding sequence ATGAGTAATTGGGCTGCTGGTTGGATATACGCTAAAGGGTTAACTATAGAGTTTAATGAAAGATTCTTAGATGTTGCTGTTAAAATTTTTAATACCTTTGGCGGTAAGTTAGAAAAGAGGGGGAATAACTTCCTCCTCATTCTTTCATCTTATCCTGAAGTTAAAGAAGTAGATCTTTCTTTTATAAAAGGGGTTTTTGAAGCAAAGGGTCTTTGGGGAAGTAAAACGGTTTACGTTCCTTTCATAGATAACTTTAAAGAAGAAATGAAAAAAACTCTTTCTCAATTTTTCCCAACGTTTAGTAAAGAAGGTGCCTTTATAACAGGTGATAATGCAGACCTTTTCTTACATTCCCTTTATGATGAACCTTGCGAAGAAAAGTCTGAATACTTCTTTGAAAAGTTTCTTTCTCTTCTTACTGGAGACTCATGGGAAAGACTATCTTTTAAAATTTCTCTTGAAGAGGGAGCTTTACCTCCATTTAAAAAGAGAATATCTGATAGTGGTTGGGATTTACATCTTGTTAAGCTTATAAAAAAAGAAGGAAATCTCTATTTCTTTGATACCGGTGTAAGAGTAGCTCCTCCAAGAGGTTACTACTTTGATCTTGTTCCTCGTTCTTCAATTTATAAGAGCGGTTTTATCTTGGCGAATTCTGTTGGAATAATAGATATGACCTACCGTGGAACTATTAAAGTTCCACTTATAAAAGTGGATCCTTCAAAAGAAGATCCGAAACTTCCTTGGAGAGCTGTTCAGCTTATTCCAAGAAGATATTTCCCTCTTGAGATGGAAATAGTTAACTCTTTAGACAGAACGTTAAGAGGAGAGGGAGGTTTTGGTAGTACAGGATAG
- a CDS encoding polyribonucleotide nucleotidyltransferase: MSISEVAIEVGGRPLRFQTGKVAKQADGAIIVSQGDTMVLVTAVMSDEPREDVDFFPLLVEYREKAYAAGKIPGGFIKREGKPTDEEILKSRVIDRSIRPIFPKGFRNDVQVIAFVISADQENDPAVLAINGASAALHISRIPFEKPVGAVRVARVNGKFVINPSYEQLQEADINLIVSGTEDAVVMVEGGAKEVPEEEILDAIELAHEEIKKSIKAQEELRTLAGKEKYEFITPSLDEDTKAKIEKWVFERIEPIITIKDKAERKKKLKELEELMLIELNIPEEEHGLAKEAFAEAEKKFVRGMVLEKGIRIDGRKPDEIRPISIEVGLLPRAHGSALFTRGQTQALVSATLGTPEEYQLVEGLMPEEQKRFMLHYNFPPFCVGEISPLKKPGRREIGHGALAERALAPVIPSDEEFPYVIRVVSDILESNGSSSMATVCGGSLALMDAGVPIKAQVAGIAMGLIMEGDKFVVLSDILGDEDHLGDMDFKVAGTRKGVTAIQMDLKVKGISREVLSKALAQAREGRLYILDKMDAVISKPRENISPYAPRIVSTKIEPEKSRDLIGPSGKTIKTIIDKTGVKITIKEDGTVLVSAPNEEAAAQAIKMIEDVTRDLEIGGTYLGKVTRVENYGAFVELVPGKIGLIHISKLPKDVQENIFEKIKVSDVIPVKILEFDPLGRPKLSRIDVTLEEEKKLREQGGFYADPEKQDE; the protein is encoded by the coding sequence ATGTCTATTTCAGAAGTTGCAATAGAGGTTGGGGGAAGACCTCTAAGGTTTCAAACCGGAAAAGTGGCTAAGCAAGCTGATGGAGCTATTATTGTTTCTCAAGGCGATACTATGGTTCTTGTTACTGCTGTTATGAGCGATGAACCAAGAGAAGATGTCGATTTCTTTCCGCTTCTTGTTGAGTATAGAGAAAAAGCTTATGCTGCTGGAAAAATTCCAGGGGGATTTATAAAAAGAGAAGGAAAACCAACCGATGAAGAAATTTTAAAGTCAAGAGTTATAGACCGTTCCATTAGACCTATTTTTCCAAAGGGTTTTAGAAACGATGTTCAAGTTATAGCCTTTGTTATATCTGCAGATCAGGAAAACGACCCTGCGGTTCTTGCCATAAACGGTGCTTCTGCGGCATTACATATTTCAAGAATTCCATTTGAAAAGCCCGTTGGAGCTGTTAGAGTTGCAAGAGTAAACGGAAAGTTCGTCATAAATCCTTCTTACGAGCAGCTTCAAGAAGCTGATATAAACCTTATAGTTTCAGGAACAGAAGATGCTGTTGTAATGGTTGAAGGAGGAGCAAAGGAAGTTCCTGAAGAAGAAATTCTTGATGCGATAGAACTTGCACATGAGGAAATTAAAAAGTCTATAAAGGCTCAAGAAGAATTGAGAACATTAGCTGGAAAAGAAAAGTACGAATTTATTACCCCTTCTCTTGATGAAGATACAAAAGCCAAAATTGAAAAATGGGTGTTTGAAAGAATTGAACCAATAATAACCATAAAAGATAAAGCTGAAAGAAAGAAGAAGCTTAAAGAGTTAGAAGAACTTATGCTTATAGAGTTAAACATTCCAGAAGAAGAACACGGTCTTGCAAAAGAAGCGTTTGCCGAAGCTGAAAAGAAATTTGTAAGAGGTATGGTTCTTGAAAAAGGTATAAGAATTGATGGTAGAAAACCTGATGAAATAAGACCTATTTCTATTGAAGTTGGTTTACTTCCAAGAGCTCACGGATCAGCACTCTTTACGAGGGGACAAACCCAAGCGCTGGTTAGTGCTACTTTAGGAACACCAGAAGAATACCAGCTTGTAGAAGGTTTAATGCCAGAAGAACAGAAAAGATTTATGCTTCACTATAACTTCCCTCCTTTCTGCGTAGGAGAAATTTCTCCTTTAAAGAAGCCTGGAAGAAGGGAAATTGGACACGGTGCTTTGGCAGAGAGAGCTTTAGCTCCAGTTATACCGTCAGATGAGGAGTTTCCTTACGTAATTCGCGTTGTTTCTGACATTTTAGAGTCTAACGGTTCTTCTTCCATGGCAACAGTTTGTGGTGGAAGTTTGGCTCTAATGGATGCTGGTGTTCCTATTAAGGCACAAGTTGCCGGTATTGCTATGGGACTTATCATGGAAGGAGATAAGTTTGTTGTTCTTTCGGACATCTTAGGAGACGAAGACCACCTTGGAGATATGGACTTCAAGGTAGCTGGAACGAGAAAAGGCGTTACTGCTATCCAAATGGACTTAAAGGTTAAAGGAATAAGCAGAGAAGTTCTATCAAAAGCTTTAGCTCAAGCAAGGGAAGGAAGGCTTTACATCCTTGATAAGATGGATGCAGTTATTTCTAAACCAAGAGAGAACATTTCTCCATACGCTCCAAGGATAGTTTCTACAAAGATTGAACCTGAAAAGTCCCGTGATCTCATAGGACCTTCTGGAAAGACGATTAAGACAATTATTGATAAGACAGGAGTTAAGATAACCATTAAAGAAGATGGAACTGTTTTAGTTTCTGCTCCAAACGAAGAAGCTGCAGCTCAGGCTATTAAGATGATTGAAGATGTTACAAGAGACTTAGAAATTGGTGGAACATACCTTGGAAAGGTTACAAGGGTTGAAAACTACGGTGCTTTCGTAGAGCTTGTTCCAGGAAAAATAGGTCTAATTCACATTTCTAAGCTTCCAAAAGATGTTCAAGAGAACATTTTTGAGAAGATAAAAGTTTCCGATGTCATTCCAGTTAAGATCTTAGAGTTTGATCCTCTTGGAAGACCAAAACTTAGTAGAATTGATGTAACTCTTGAAGAGGAAAAGAAATTAAGAGAACAAGGTGGATTTTACGCAGATCCGGAGAAGCAAGATGAGTAA
- the rpsO gene encoding 30S ribosomal protein S15, with product MAVDKDVVQEIVKKYGFHEKDTGSPEVQIAILTERIKNLTEHFKVHKHDNYNKRALQRLVGRRKKLLKYLREKDFNRYQNIVLKLGLRK from the coding sequence ATGGCAGTAGATAAAGATGTTGTTCAAGAGATTGTAAAGAAGTACGGCTTTCACGAGAAGGACACAGGTTCCCCAGAAGTTCAGATTGCTATTCTTACAGAAAGGATAAAGAACCTTACAGAGCACTTTAAAGTTCACAAGCACGACAACTACAATAAAAGAGCTCTTCAAAGGCTTGTTGGAAGAAGAAAGAAGCTTCTTAAGTACCTTAGAGAGAAGGACTTTAACAGATACCAAAACATTGTTCTTAAGCTTGGTCTAAGAAAGTAA